GTAGATCTGTGCTACTGCCTTCTGCTTGCCAACCACACCTTTCGATAACTAGGCTTGAAACCATATGTTGCCTCTGTTGCCTCTTGCAACACCTTAATCGACACCGACGCATCAGCTTTAACTAATGGAAAGATTCTCGCACAGATGACATGATAATCAAGCTGCTTGTGGTCGCTCGATATCGATGTGGCCATACACGTGTGTGGTCCGTTGTACCTCTAAACTTCCCACGTGCTCTTCCTTTTCCGCATGACTATCCGAATTAACCACGTGCACCCGTTACCGAACTCCTTGCATCTCCCTTGGTATTTTAGATTGTCTGACTCCATAACCCTGTACTAACTCCATGCCGAATGCTGTAATCTTTTATGCTAAGCACGACTTCCTCCTTACTCTGGAACGATTGGCCAATCTGAAATTCAGTCAAACCTGTCCCATCATGCATACCCTGCCCATCGAATGTTGCCTCTACATTCTGGTGTTGGCCGATGGCTTCCAAGTTCAAAGACGACAGGTGGGGAGGGTACTCTTGTGTTCCAGAACCGGAACCTCCATGGGTTGTACGTGTACCTCTTGGTATATCATCATCACTGTCTCCACCAATATCGACCGGCTCCTCATCGAAATCATCATCACACAGAGCATTCTCAACTCGATCCGGTCTGGCCTCAAATTCAACCTCAGGCACACAATGAGGCACACTTACATGAACAACCCCAGCACGTTCGGGCTCAGGAATTAGAACAGCCACTGCTACCACAGGCATTAATGTCGAGACACCACCGACTGTGGTCGACTGAGGATCTGGTGCCGATGCCCCGGAGCTATCCACACGATCTTCCAACTTTGCAAATAGCTCAGGTATCCTCACCTCCGGAAAACTACGCCTACAGTGAAACAAGACCTGCAGGTCTTCATCCGACCCTATCACAAAGGTCTCATATCTCACACCAGTTGACACAACGGTAATGAGAATCTtgtaaaaaaacttttttaccAACTTCGTCCCACAGGTACCAAGCTTTCGTAGTATGCTGAGCTTAATCTCTGCCAATGTACTCGAAGATCGGATAAAAATACTAACCAATTCTCTATCTGTGAATTTCACACCATGCCTTTTACTCTTTTGAATTTTTCCAGAGCAGTGGACCAGAGCCACAAAACTATCATCCCCATCCATTTGTGAATAACACTCTACCTCTCCACATTTGGCTCCTCCATGGTTTATATAGGGAGCCCATTAACACATACTAAACGTAAACCGCTATAGGGACCAGCGGTTTACGCACCCACACCAACCTACATAAATCGTTGCTGGCAGTAGCGGTTTATGACCAACCCAGCATACATGTAAACCGCGACTGGTACTAGCAGTTTCTGCTCTCTTGTAAATCGCTACTGGCAGTAGCgatttatataaatatgtgAATCAATGTATTTACGTATCCGTTTTTGAAATAATGTATCTGCGTAATATTGAGACTGaaacaatttaaataagtaaattgccctaataataataacaataaaaattaatttaatttttgtcttatcaaatttttttgataaataatttaaatttaataaaataaataataattaaattaaacttcaataaccataaaattttatttaattattttcgttaaaattaattttcttaaaaattacaTCTCAATATAATGTTTTAACTcataaatagttaattatttaattttcaaaaactcgaAATGTTATATCAAATACAATACTcttttacataattaataatttaaaaattaaaaaaattattttatttcatgcaaaacaataaaaaaagattaaatttaaatataaatattcatGCAagtactcaaattttaaataaaatactttgtATGATCAATAATAATTGAATATAGTATTATTGTGACTCAAATCCTTGTGGAGCAACGCAAACGAAAAAGTAATGTATAGACTAATTTGATAAAGTTTTtgttatgaaaataatttgttcacccatttaaattaatatttctttttttttggtttctcaGTAACGGTCACTAGGAAAAACATTTTCCACAGTGGACAAAGTTAGCCACGTAGGCATCTACGTTAGTGTTCCGTCAGTGGATTTAACGGGAGGTAACATTGAATCAATTTTGGAACGTTGGGGACGTAAATAGGACGAATGAAATATTAGGGACAATTATAggatttaccccaaacgttggggacaaaaacaatactttactctttttaatttttaaattattattgattatgtacaatattttatttaaaatttgatcgagtatatacataaatatttatatttaaatttaatttttttaattgcttttcatatagtaagaaagaaaaaattaggaTAAGAACGTTAATCATGTCGTACGGATAAACTATTACTACGTACGTCCACACCTGTTTTGAACATGTCATCAATATGTGacattcaaaaatatttaaatataaaaatattatatgtatataaaaaaaattctagttattattaaattagttattatgtatttatataaaatatataggtattatttatatatttttaatatatattttatatttaactaattaatttaataattaatttttaataaaatataatatataatttatttaaataagaacatcttgtattatattatataaggAGGAAAAGTGAGGAAATTGAAATCTCTATATAAAatgtatattataatttatgagAAAGTTTAGGTggtagtatttttatttaaatttgattagtatttagctagcaaaagaaaaataagtaattatttatcattaaataaaattttatatcattaaaaatattattaataattaattagtgactataaatcacaaaatttattgATCCCTTAGCACTCCTCATAATTTATTACAAGTAGGAATCCATTGAATTTTAGGCTAACAAACTTTGTTATCTTCCTATTTTTTCTCTCAATCGAAGATAAATTACTACTCCAAACTCCAAAGTCTCTAGAAGAGTAATTAAAAtacctttatttatttatgacaAATTTATTAAACCTCATTACCTAACCAATAAAATATGATACAATTTGAACTAATTTATATTGGTCGAGTGATCAGTTTACTCTTTCGCTTAAATAAGTGTCGAAAATTTAAATTCTGTCTTACACATACAACATCTCAATTCTTAAATGAAGTTTAGatctataataaattaatttttaaattatcaaataaaaaatactgtaAACAACCAAAAAAATATGACACACTTGATAGTAAATCCGgcatatttttctaatttattttttccccTTCTTTACTCCATTCCATTTACTTTTAGTTTTTGAACATGAAAACCACCAACGTAACTCTTCTATTTTGTGCCTCAATTTAATCAACATACTTTGAATTTAAATCCAAGgagatttagttttgagatatGGCTTTGGTTAGAGTAAGAATAATGTcatgtaataaaaaaagaaaaataattttaactgaAATATTTCTCATTGTGAAACCAATGTATGTGTTGCATGCTGACGTGCAaattcttttgtattttatcaAGTTTTCAAGAGATGTGCCCTAAGCTAGATGAAAATTTGATATTCTATTGGTGtaataagttattttatttttcattctcaAAATAATGATCTTTTTTACTTATTACCTTCAAtgaaaaattaatgtatttagataaataaattgtctaaattatatatattaatttatcaaTGGACTTAGAAAATAAAGcaaatacttattttttttttaaaaaaaggaagGAATATCATCTAGGTGTTTTGTGTATTTGTTTATTTGTAAGACCTTCTCTTGATCCTTGATGATATTGTCCAAGTAAAATTTGTGGAGAGTTATTTGAGTATTTCATTACTTCTTGTAATTTTCTTAAGAAAAATACTCGCATAGCATAAAATATAGAGTGTATCCATTATAGCTATAGAGTATCTGTATGAACTATAAACTTTCAGGAGAAGAAAAACGaccaaaaaaaaactaaaactaattcattatcttttaattttggaCTTTGGAGAAGTTAAATCCATAAAGTAATAG
This portion of the Arachis duranensis cultivar V14167 chromosome 6, aradu.V14167.gnm2.J7QH, whole genome shotgun sequence genome encodes:
- the LOC107493051 gene encoding uncharacterized protein LOC107493051; its protein translation is MDGDDSFVALVHCSGKIQKSKRHGVKFTDRELVSIFIRSSSTLAEIKLSILRKLGTCGTKLVKKFFYKILITVVSTGVRYETFVIGSDEDLQVLFHCRRSFPEVRIPELFAKLEDRVDSSGASAPDPQSTTVGGVSTLMPVVAVAVLIPEPERAGVVHVSVPHCVPEVEFEARPDRVENALCDDDFDEEPVDIGGDSDDDIPRGTRTTHGGSGSGTQEYPPHLSSLNLEAIGQHQNVEATFDGQGMHDGTGLTEFQIGQSFQSKEEVVLSIKDYSIRHGVSTGLWSQTI